In the Haloferula helveola genome, one interval contains:
- a CDS encoding sialidase family protein codes for MNPLTRLAGILIASGASAIHAEDVDALYGTSFENAPAGIIETWNDGDSRWQSKGKSEITTKFAHTGKQCLHIFGGTDNTLELTLAGELQNSRGLSFQAERWTGRDPFTFRILAQINGNWQEVSNLDELVAVGRGFKSDIVIKLPHEIIGALRFVCSAPENAGILIDDLKLLKGEPENVTKLPEVCRDPIRKLLEKKDIFVSGTEDTHTFRIPAIVTATNGDLIASCDARRNSAGDLIWVRDIDIVVKRSSDNGKTWGPMETVIDYGDKSVGKPASDPSFVVDRETGDIFCFYNFMDQVKAPKEFRLHMQKSGDHGKTWSEPVDLTDDIAKPEWKMDFKFITSGRGIQRRNGQLLHTLVNLKRGLHLFGSSDHGKTWSFIDTPVTPANESKVIELADESLMINSRLNGKGFRGVHRSADNGKSWSFEVDETQVDPGCNGSILRYTSIEGGYEKNRLLLCHANSPRGRKNLVVKISYDEGITWSAGKVIDPGPAAYSSLTICKDGTIGVLYEPGYQAIRFARFTLEDLTDGEDSLAIPYTPVN; via the coding sequence ATGAATCCGCTCACCCGACTTGCAGGAATCCTCATCGCCTCCGGCGCATCCGCGATCCACGCCGAGGACGTCGATGCCCTTTACGGGACCTCGTTTGAAAACGCGCCGGCAGGCATCATCGAAACCTGGAACGACGGTGACAGCCGGTGGCAGTCAAAGGGCAAAAGCGAGATCACCACCAAGTTCGCCCACACGGGCAAGCAGTGCCTCCACATCTTCGGCGGCACCGACAACACCCTTGAACTCACGCTTGCAGGCGAGCTTCAGAACAGCCGCGGCCTGAGCTTCCAGGCGGAGCGCTGGACCGGTCGGGATCCCTTCACTTTCCGGATACTCGCCCAGATCAATGGCAACTGGCAGGAAGTCTCGAACCTCGATGAGCTGGTCGCCGTCGGACGCGGATTCAAGTCCGACATCGTGATCAAGCTGCCCCACGAGATCATCGGTGCGTTGCGCTTCGTCTGCTCGGCCCCCGAGAACGCCGGCATTCTCATCGACGACCTGAAACTCCTCAAAGGTGAACCCGAGAACGTGACCAAGCTTCCCGAGGTCTGCCGCGATCCCATCCGCAAGCTACTCGAAAAGAAGGACATCTTCGTATCCGGCACCGAAGACACCCACACCTTCCGCATTCCCGCCATCGTCACCGCCACCAACGGCGACCTCATCGCCAGCTGCGACGCCCGCCGCAACAGCGCGGGCGACCTGATCTGGGTCCGCGACATCGACATCGTGGTCAAGCGGAGCTCGGACAACGGCAAGACCTGGGGACCGATGGAGACGGTCATCGACTACGGCGACAAGTCGGTCGGCAAGCCGGCGTCCGATCCTTCGTTCGTCGTCGATCGCGAGACCGGCGACATCTTCTGCTTCTACAACTTCATGGACCAGGTGAAGGCGCCGAAGGAATTCCGCCTGCACATGCAGAAGTCCGGCGACCATGGGAAAACGTGGAGCGAACCGGTCGACCTCACCGACGACATCGCCAAGCCCGAGTGGAAGATGGATTTCAAGTTCATCACCTCGGGCCGCGGCATCCAGCGGCGAAACGGACAGCTGCTCCACACGCTGGTCAATCTGAAGCGGGGCCTGCACCTCTTCGGCAGCAGTGACCACGGCAAAACGTGGTCGTTCATCGACACGCCGGTCACGCCCGCCAACGAGTCGAAGGTGATCGAACTCGCGGACGAGAGCCTGATGATCAACTCGCGCCTCAACGGCAAGGGCTTCCGCGGAGTCCACCGCTCGGCAGACAACGGCAAGAGCTGGTCGTTCGAGGTCGACGAAACGCAGGTGGACCCCGGCTGCAACGGCAGCATCCTTCGCTATACCTCGATCGAGGGCGGCTACGAGAAGAACCGACTGCTGCTGTGTCACGCGAACTCGCCACGCGGGCGCAAGAATCTGGTCGTCAAGATCAGCTACGACGAAGGCATAACCTGGAGCGCCGGCAAGGTGATCGACCCGGGTCCGGCCGCCTACTCGAGCCTGACGATTTGCAAAGACGGCACCATCGGCGTGCTCTACGAACCCGGCTATCAGGCGATCCGCTTCGCGCGCTTCACGCTGGAGGATCTGACCGACGGCGAAGACAGCCTGGCCATCCCCTACACGCCGGTGAACTGA